A genomic stretch from Marinobacter fonticola includes:
- a CDS encoding 3-deoxy-7-phosphoheptulonate synthase, whose protein sequence is MSDKQIENINVASQEPLITPEALKEEMPLLGKAAETVAAGRETINNILDGKDHRIFVVVGPCSIHDVEAAHEYAHKLKQLADELSDTLYIVMRVYFEKPRTTIGWKGLINDPHLNDSFDIEQGLHIGRRLLLDIADLGLPAATEALDPISPQYLQDTISWSAIGARTTESQTHREMSSGLSMAIGFKNGTDGSLDVAINAMKSVSHPHSFLGIDQKGQVSIIRTRGNSYGHVVLRGGGGKPNYDSVSVALCEQELEKAGLRKALMVDCSHANSNKDPGIQPLVMQDVAHQIVEGNQSILGLMVESHLNWGSQSIPENLADLKYGVSVTDACIDWPTTEKALREMHDKLKDVLPGRVGSS, encoded by the coding sequence ATGTCTGACAAACAGATCGAGAATATCAACGTGGCCAGCCAGGAGCCGCTGATCACACCGGAAGCCTTAAAAGAGGAGATGCCGCTTCTCGGCAAAGCTGCGGAAACCGTGGCCGCTGGCCGGGAAACCATCAACAATATCCTCGACGGCAAAGACCACCGGATTTTCGTCGTTGTCGGCCCTTGCTCTATTCATGACGTCGAGGCGGCGCACGAGTACGCCCACAAGCTGAAACAGCTTGCCGATGAACTCAGCGATACGCTGTACATCGTCATGCGGGTCTATTTCGAGAAGCCTCGGACGACAATCGGTTGGAAGGGCCTGATCAACGATCCGCACCTGAACGATTCCTTCGACATCGAACAGGGTCTTCATATCGGCCGCCGACTGCTGCTGGATATTGCCGATCTCGGTCTACCGGCCGCTACCGAAGCGCTGGACCCCATTTCGCCCCAGTATCTGCAGGACACCATTTCCTGGTCCGCCATCGGCGCCCGGACAACGGAATCCCAGACCCACCGTGAGATGAGTAGCGGCCTTTCCATGGCCATCGGCTTCAAGAACGGCACTGACGGTAGCCTCGACGTGGCCATCAACGCCATGAAGTCTGTCTCTCATCCCCACAGTTTCCTGGGTATCGACCAGAAAGGTCAGGTGTCGATCATCCGTACCCGCGGCAACTCTTATGGCCACGTAGTGTTGCGCGGTGGCGGCGGCAAGCCCAACTACGACTCGGTCAGCGTCGCACTGTGCGAGCAAGAGCTGGAAAAGGCCGGACTGCGCAAGGCCCTGATGGTCGATTGCAGTCATGCCAACTCCAACAAGGATCCAGGAATTCAGCCGTTGGTCATGCAGGATGTAGCGCATCAGATCGTCGAAGGCAATCAGTCCATACTTGGCCTGATGGTCGAGAGTCACCTGAACTGGGGCAGCCAGTCCATTCCGGAGAATCTGGCCGATCTGAAGTACGGCGTTTCAGTGACGGACGCCTGCATCGACTGGCCCACGACCGAAAAAGCCCTACGCGAAATGCACGACAAGCTGAAAGATGTGCTTCCCGGGCGGGTCGGCAGTAGTTAA